A stretch of the Takifugu flavidus isolate HTHZ2018 chromosome 1, ASM371156v2, whole genome shotgun sequence genome encodes the following:
- the LOC130531677 gene encoding uncharacterized protein LOC130531677 — translation MLFLFRQTGQALQDMHPDSEETAQLIEEHDVVDSVEEEEGFSDLPEDPTVVKVLEPSLAPTATVATSVVSSTAPWTPTITAPKPSTPVAPSATAPRSSVAANPSVLHTSAPATTSVAAAEDVVVDDKNRPGYQHVDSLGEYLVELREQTALFLNRQQTDSIISLWQNLQDYDKQQVVYAARHQGRLLSGRFRTPKKPSTTPGVESTTRCTLGASSVPAQRPDCCRLVENIFIRLCNLHPSPLKRGKKTDSRWSLILRDYHRIRQLVTGNALVMQDTDIQLVEVNQNTLIQWHNRRQKGLELSVRLQGTVLPTALPVSAQPLQEARVRPAEPMQAREELQYQLPRSTAGKAWQRAKRKLFAIAPVPTPVPFVVPQLLPPAGVLQLVVPVTFMQGPLIIPGSAIILPSKRPYKRTDSGNKCKRCGEFRNAETGHSQYRGKVFCPSTEHLSKEQWLEELGKKKVKTICK, via the exons ATGCTGTTTCTCTTCAGGCAGACTGGCCAGGCACTGCAAGATATGCACCCCGATTCAGAGGAGACGGCTCAGCTTATTGAAGAGCATGATGTGGTGGACagcgtggaggaagaggagggtttcTCTGACCTCCCAGAAGATCCGACAGTAGTCAAGGTCCTTGAGCCCTCTCTAGCTCCTACTGCCACTGTGGCCACATCAGTTGTCTCGTCCACGGCACCCTGGACACCCACCATCACAGCTCCCAAGCCTTCTACACCGGTAGCTCCAAGCGCCACAGCACCCAGGTCATCAGTGGCTGCCAACCCATCTGTGCTGCATACCAGCGCTCCAGCTACTacatctgtagctgcagctgaagatgtG GTTGTTGATGACAAAAACAGGCCTGGGTACCAGCACGTGGACAGCCTTGGCGAGTACCTGGTGGAGCTTCGGGAGCAGACAGCCCTCTTTTTAAACCGGCAGCAGACCGACAGCATCATCTCCCTgtggcagaacctgcaggacTATGACAAACAGCAGGTGGTTTATGCTGCACGGCACCAGGGCAGACTGTTGAGCGGCCGATTTAGAACACCTAAGAAGCCCTCAACAACCCCTGGTGTGGAGAGCACCACTCGCTGTACGCTGGGGGCAAGTAGCGTTCCTGCCCAGCGGCCTGACTGCTGCCGGCTGGTTGAGAACATTTTCATAAGGTTGTGCAACCTGCATCCGAGCCCCTTGAAACGTGGCAAGAAGACTGATTCGAGGTGGTCTTTAATTCTGAGGGACTACCATCGAATCAGACAGCTTGTCACTGGCAATGCGCTTGTGATGCAGGACACAGACATTCAACTGGTTGAGGTGAACCAGAACACCCTCATCCAGTGGCACAACCGGAGGCAAAAAGGACTGGAGCTCTCCGTGAGGCTGCAGGGTACTGTCCTGCCTACAGCCCTCCCAGTGTCTGCACAGCCTCTTCAGGAGGCAAGAGTGCGCCCGGCGGAGCCCATGCAAGCACGGGAGGAGCTCCAGTACCAGCTGCCTCGCAGTACGGCAGGCAAGGCATGGCAAAGAGCAAAAAGGAAGCTCTTTGCTATAGCCCCAGTACCTACACCAGTACCTTTTGTGGTACCTCAGCTTTTGCCACCAGCTGGGGTGCTTCAATTGGTTGTACCGGTGACCTTTATGCAGGGTCCCCTCATCATCCCAGGTTCTGCCATCATTCTTCCATCAAAGAGGCCGTATAAGCGTACAGACAGCGGAAATAAATGCAAAAGATGTGGGGAGTTCCGTAACGCTGAAACCGGCCACAGCCAGTACCGGGGCAAAGTGTTCTGTCCCAGTACAGAACACTTGTCAAAGGAGCAGTGGCTGGaagaactgggaaaaaaaaaagtcaaaacaatTTGTAAATAG